In a single window of the Oecophyllibacter saccharovorans genome:
- a CDS encoding ribonuclease HII translates to MPDYSLELKHSGYVAGIDEVGRGPLAGPVVASAVVFLSPPAATLAVMLDDSKKLTARKRQRAYEALMEEREVKFGVGAASVAEIDRLNISQACFLAMQRALVQLTGKLGRLPDLALVDGKHAPVLDCPVEMVIEGDGRSLSIAAASIIAKVLRDRLMGRLAHRHQPYGWERNAGYGTAVHLGGLRNHGFTRHHRRSFAPIRHMLSQPESAA, encoded by the coding sequence ATGCCGGATTACAGTTTAGAGCTGAAGCATTCCGGATACGTGGCCGGCATTGACGAAGTCGGCCGCGGTCCCCTGGCAGGTCCCGTAGTGGCGAGTGCTGTCGTCTTTCTGTCGCCGCCTGCTGCAACACTGGCAGTCATGCTGGATGATTCAAAGAAGCTGACTGCCCGCAAACGCCAGCGCGCCTATGAAGCTCTGATGGAAGAGCGGGAAGTGAAGTTCGGGGTAGGCGCAGCCTCGGTAGCGGAGATTGACCGTCTGAATATCAGCCAGGCCTGCTTTCTGGCCATGCAACGTGCTCTTGTTCAACTGACCGGGAAATTGGGTCGCCTGCCCGATCTGGCCCTGGTGGATGGCAAACACGCCCCTGTCCTGGACTGCCCGGTGGAGATGGTGATCGAGGGTGATGGGCGCAGTCTTTCCATTGCCGCCGCTTCCATCATCGCCAAGGTCCTGCGAGACCGGTTGATGGGTCGTCTGGCACATCGGCACCAGCCTTATGGATGGGAGCGTAATGCGGGCTACGGTACTGCGGTGCATCTGGGCGGGTTGCGGAATCATGGGTTCACCCGCCATCACCGCCGGTCCTTTGCCCCCATCCGCCACATGCTCAGCCAGCCGGAGTCCGCTGCATGA
- a CDS encoding ankyrin repeat domain-containing protein, protein MSDLPLSASPEALSTPFSAPRALSSNPEKEPCARQLQAPLKRRLEAGMLLLALGGLLGTGILTTPAALAGTQSQAEAEAESEAMQAQAKAEARKAAKQAAPPSALPGAEGSSDDDEHARVDINPTAALFDAINKGSIIAAKEALNRGADPNAHNVLDQTPLDMAIDLGRNDIMFLLLSMRTYNPDGQLITETHHGQIGQDSQGNGHLDVSSRANVVARARPVRPPRPSSDGGRPQPQIGFLGFGH, encoded by the coding sequence ATGTCTGATTTGCCTCTGTCCGCTTCCCCGGAAGCTCTTTCCACCCCCTTTTCAGCACCCCGAGCCCTTTCTTCCAACCCGGAGAAAGAGCCGTGCGCGCGGCAGTTGCAGGCGCCTCTGAAGAGGAGGCTGGAAGCGGGAATGCTGCTCCTGGCACTCGGGGGCCTGCTGGGTACAGGGATTCTCACGACACCGGCAGCCCTGGCCGGCACGCAGTCACAGGCTGAGGCCGAGGCAGAATCGGAGGCCATGCAGGCGCAGGCAAAGGCTGAGGCGCGAAAGGCAGCCAAGCAGGCGGCTCCACCTTCAGCCCTGCCAGGTGCTGAAGGCAGCAGCGATGACGATGAGCATGCCCGTGTGGACATCAACCCGACAGCCGCTCTCTTCGATGCGATCAACAAGGGTTCCATCATCGCCGCCAAGGAGGCCCTGAACCGGGGAGCGGACCCCAATGCCCACAACGTCCTTGATCAGACCCCTCTCGACATGGCGATTGATCTGGGCCGCAACGACATCATGTTCCTTCTCCTGTCGATGCGCACCTATAATCCGGACGGCCAGCTGATCACTGAAACCCATCACGGCCAGATCGGGCAGGACAGCCAGGGCAATGGCCATCTTGATGTCAGCAGCCGCGCCAATGTGGTTGCACGTGCCCGCCCGGTCCGCCCACCCCGCCCCAGCAGCGACGGGGGCCGGCCGCAGCCGCAGATCGGCTTCCTCGGCTTCGGACACTGA
- a CDS encoding DUF4339 domain-containing protein: MEWFYEQNGQPAGPVTRGELLRLIVQRRIQPQTLVWTPSFGDQWRPAARAGLIAPLRSLSAASSARLQERERAAAKSDLLSATQVPEAVRAASVPALWGWIFIFGKEILPLYVAFNTYLHGVPDPATCSIILLLVLTIQLTAFITDRRYLERAGFRPPSFWWFLCAPGYFWVRRRILGGRGSDLLIGCSLFFLLRLLVAVASEQKFSKLLEETLVAGKFHHSAPGSSLFSAPDSDGTVGGNSGNREKISPSPAPAEPSTSDEPESGDSDTLQL; the protein is encoded by the coding sequence ATGGAGTGGTTTTACGAACAGAACGGACAGCCGGCCGGCCCCGTAACGCGGGGGGAGCTCCTGCGTCTGATCGTGCAGCGCCGTATCCAGCCTCAAACCCTTGTCTGGACGCCTTCTTTCGGCGATCAGTGGCGGCCCGCCGCACGTGCCGGGCTGATCGCGCCCCTGAGGTCATTGTCGGCAGCTTCTTCCGCGCGCCTGCAGGAGCGGGAGAGAGCTGCGGCAAAATCTGACCTCCTGTCTGCCACTCAGGTCCCTGAAGCAGTGCGGGCTGCTTCCGTGCCCGCCCTGTGGGGGTGGATTTTCATTTTCGGAAAGGAAATCCTGCCCCTTTACGTGGCTTTCAACACCTATCTGCACGGTGTGCCCGATCCTGCAACCTGCAGCATAATTCTTCTGCTGGTGCTGACCATTCAGCTGACAGCCTTCATTACAGACCGCCGTTATCTGGAGCGGGCGGGGTTCAGGCCCCCTTCCTTCTGGTGGTTTCTGTGCGCGCCCGGCTACTTCTGGGTGCGCAGGCGCATCCTGGGCGGCAGGGGAAGCGATCTTCTGATTGGCTGCAGTCTTTTTTTCCTGCTCAGGCTGTTGGTAGCCGTCGCCAGCGAGCAGAAATTTTCCAAGCTGCTGGAGGAAACGCTGGTAGCTGGCAAGTTCCATCATTCAGCGCCGGGTTCGTCTCTGTTCAGTGCCCCTGATTCCGACGGCACGGTAGGCGGGAACTCCGGCAACCGCGAGAAAATCTCTCCTTCTCCTGCCCCAGCCGAGCCTTCAACATCAGATGAGCCGGAAAGCGGAGACAGCGACACGCTGCAGCTTTAA
- a CDS encoding site-specific DNA-methyltransferase yields the protein MTSRHKSCPPLPAELRLDRILHGECVEVMRGLPEGSIDCIFADPPYNLQLRGELRRPDESVVDGVDDAWDKFSDYGAYDSFCRDWLSEARRLLHKDGTIWVIGSYHNIFRLGTILQDLGFWILNDIVWRKANPMPNFRGRRFTNAHETLIWAARSPESRHRFNYQAMKALNDDLQMRSDWYLPLCTGHERLRNEHGLKLHPTQKPESLLHRVILASTNAEDVVLDPFCGTGTTPAVAKRLGRHYIAIERHPDYFRAALARLALVECLPSDQLAVTPARREQPRIPFGTFVENGALPAGTILSDRQGRLKACVAPDGTLVAGKQRGSIHKMGALLTSAPSCNGWTFWYFERDGKQVQLDVLRQESHAARQVS from the coding sequence ATGACGTCGCGTCACAAGTCCTGCCCGCCACTCCCCGCAGAGCTGCGTCTCGACCGTATTCTGCACGGTGAATGTGTGGAGGTCATGCGCGGCCTGCCGGAGGGGAGCATTGACTGCATTTTTGCCGATCCTCCCTATAATCTCCAGCTCCGTGGCGAACTGCGCCGTCCCGATGAGAGCGTGGTGGATGGGGTCGATGACGCCTGGGACAAGTTTTCCGATTACGGGGCTTATGATTCCTTCTGCCGGGACTGGCTCTCAGAGGCGCGGCGCCTGCTGCACAAGGACGGCACGATCTGGGTGATCGGCTCCTACCACAACATTTTCCGCCTCGGAACGATCCTGCAGGATCTCGGCTTCTGGATCCTTAATGACATCGTCTGGCGCAAGGCCAATCCCATGCCCAATTTCCGGGGGCGCCGCTTTACCAATGCGCATGAAACCCTGATCTGGGCTGCCCGGAGCCCTGAAAGCCGCCACCGGTTCAACTATCAGGCCATGAAAGCGCTCAATGATGACCTGCAGATGCGCTCCGACTGGTACTTGCCCCTGTGCACGGGCCATGAACGGCTGCGCAACGAGCACGGGCTTAAGCTGCATCCGACCCAGAAGCCCGAAAGCCTCCTTCACCGCGTGATCCTGGCTTCAACGAATGCTGAAGACGTCGTGCTGGATCCTTTCTGTGGTACAGGCACGACGCCTGCTGTGGCTAAGCGGCTGGGGCGGCATTATATCGCGATCGAGCGACATCCGGATTATTTCAGGGCGGCTTTGGCCCGTCTGGCACTGGTGGAATGCCTGCCGAGCGATCAGCTGGCGGTCACCCCGGCGCGTCGGGAGCAGCCGCGTATTCCCTTCGGAACCTTTGTGGAGAACGGCGCCCTTCCGGCCGGCACGATCCTGAGTGACCGGCAGGGACGACTCAAGGCCTGCGTGGCCCCTGATGGCACTTTGGTCGCCGGCAAGCAGCGTGGTTCCATCCACAAGATGGGCGCGTTGCTGACCAGTGCGCCTTCATGCAATGGCTGGACGTTCTGGTATTTTGAACGCGATGGCAAGCAGGTCCAGCTCGATGTGTTGCGGCAGGAAAGCCATGCTGCGCGTCAGGTTTCCTGA
- a CDS encoding CsbD family protein — protein sequence MDTTNAKVEGLFKDAAGHVKEAAGNLTGDAKLQATGKMDQLAGKAERDFADLYDAGETRIEAATAFIQERPLVSLGIATVVGLIVGGLLRRRRR from the coding sequence ATGGATACCACGAATGCAAAGGTTGAAGGCCTCTTCAAGGATGCAGCTGGTCATGTCAAGGAAGCCGCAGGCAACCTGACAGGAGACGCCAAACTGCAGGCCACCGGTAAGATGGATCAGCTGGCGGGCAAAGCAGAGCGTGATTTCGCTGATCTCTATGATGCGGGGGAAACCCGGATCGAGGCCGCAACTGCGTTCATTCAGGAACGTCCGCTGGTGTCTCTGGGGATTGCGACGGTGGTTGGCCTGATCGTGGGCGGTCTTCTTCGCCGTCGTCGCCGCTGA
- a CDS encoding DUF4159 domain-containing protein gives MMPVSFHTPWLLLFLLALPLLWWLARATPPVPRRQSFSSLVVLRLVRPLQQDAAHTPWWLLALRLLALALLILACAGPVWRSADSSPTAQNTKKNLIILDNGWAAGPFWTQRVQVAQALGERSFRNGGQPFYLLTAPAADGQPSEPLIPEDLHALSGLLATLHPQPWPVQRAVAARRLLAPQWQARLQQATVTLLSDGLAQGGEAALTKALAPAARVYDIRWAPCALVRLSATPPVSGDDGTTARLTLLAERLPKCTQKTTSLLRGLSLSGVQGGNQETSGTRQHFDTVIHWSVPVGSRTTVSLPGALAADLDALKLEDISGPAGMALFGGGTHQKTVGLLRLNGDTTPLLGSAFYLTRALGADVRTGNLENLLSPTSPPLSLLIAPDGTLSTPEAQRQVLNWVRHGGMVVRFAGPELAQSGETAPVAPGSATEAQALLPVTLVHGERQLGGPMSWGKPQPLAPFPEHSPFNGLEVPPDITVTRQVLAQPEDDLQARSWASLADGTPLVTARHEGQGMVVLFHITPTAEWSNLALSGLFPAMLERLITAAPTLARSTATSAGPQVLQNRLPPWRIITMASRLALPNSAAQALHLQGPLPAVSVDHPAGLYGTLPRLRPLNLPQNAGPLRPEPLLGTPRTPKGLAPATDLAPFLGLAAIALLLLDGLLALLRRLRPVPLEDANGKLPFHFPDFRRTASGKPPLLLLFVSLSSATGALLLPSALPTMAHAGATAAPTKPVPHPVSEAASHPDRGLPPPGALETRLAAIKTGDPEIDRASLEGLEGLTRFLNQRSTAHLGSPVSVDADQAELGFYPLLYWPITPGLVADPTRSAALNDYMKHGGLLMIDELGAGSELSGTSAATARQSLKRATEGLDIPPLMKLDSKHTLSHTFYLLHSMPGRIDGQPVYVARTQGEAENSESVSPVIIGNGDWARAWAVNEAGEPAYAVVPGGETQRNAAYRFGTNAVIYALTGNYKNDQKHYPEMLRRLGGSADSSSPSTTGENEAGGNDASQSSNEAGEEE, from the coding sequence ATGATGCCTGTGAGTTTTCACACCCCCTGGCTGCTGCTGTTTCTGCTGGCCCTGCCTCTGCTGTGGTGGCTGGCGCGCGCCACGCCCCCCGTGCCACGGCGACAGAGCTTCTCTTCTCTTGTCGTGCTGCGCCTGGTGCGGCCCCTGCAGCAGGACGCAGCTCATACGCCCTGGTGGCTGCTTGCGCTCCGCCTGTTGGCCCTGGCCCTGCTGATCCTCGCCTGTGCAGGACCGGTATGGCGCTCTGCAGACTCTTCCCCGACGGCGCAAAACACGAAAAAAAACCTGATCATTCTCGATAACGGCTGGGCGGCCGGTCCCTTCTGGACGCAGCGGGTGCAGGTCGCTCAAGCACTAGGAGAACGCAGCTTCCGGAACGGAGGACAGCCTTTTTACCTCCTGACTGCTCCGGCAGCGGACGGACAGCCGAGCGAGCCCCTGATCCCTGAGGACCTGCATGCCCTGTCCGGCCTGCTGGCCACGCTGCACCCCCAGCCCTGGCCTGTCCAGCGTGCAGTCGCGGCCCGGCGCCTGCTTGCCCCGCAATGGCAGGCGCGCCTGCAGCAGGCGACTGTCACACTGCTTTCAGACGGTCTGGCTCAGGGCGGCGAGGCGGCGCTGACCAAGGCCCTCGCCCCGGCAGCACGGGTTTACGATATACGCTGGGCGCCCTGCGCGCTGGTGCGCCTGAGCGCCACCCCGCCTGTCAGCGGTGACGACGGCACTACTGCCCGGCTTACCCTGCTGGCTGAACGGCTGCCCAAGTGTACGCAAAAAACAACCTCCCTGCTTCGAGGACTGAGCCTCAGCGGGGTTCAGGGTGGCAATCAGGAGACGTCAGGCACGCGCCAGCATTTCGACACGGTCATCCACTGGTCTGTGCCCGTGGGCAGCAGAACCACTGTCAGCCTGCCTGGCGCCCTGGCAGCCGATCTGGACGCCCTCAAGCTGGAAGATATTTCAGGACCGGCCGGCATGGCTCTGTTCGGAGGGGGGACGCACCAGAAAACCGTTGGCCTCCTGCGCCTGAACGGGGACACGACTCCTCTGCTCGGCAGCGCGTTCTACCTTACGCGCGCGCTGGGCGCTGACGTGCGGACAGGCAATCTGGAAAATCTTCTTTCCCCAACCAGCCCTCCTCTCTCCCTCCTCATCGCGCCTGATGGCACGCTTTCCACGCCGGAGGCGCAGCGCCAGGTGCTGAACTGGGTCCGGCACGGCGGCATGGTGGTGCGGTTCGCCGGGCCCGAACTCGCACAATCGGGTGAGACAGCCCCTGTTGCGCCAGGTTCCGCAACGGAGGCCCAGGCTCTCTTGCCTGTAACGCTGGTCCATGGGGAACGGCAGCTGGGTGGCCCGATGTCGTGGGGGAAGCCGCAGCCTCTGGCTCCTTTCCCCGAGCATTCTCCCTTCAACGGCCTGGAAGTGCCCCCCGACATCACGGTTACGCGCCAGGTGCTTGCTCAGCCGGAAGATGACCTGCAGGCACGCAGCTGGGCCAGCCTGGCAGATGGCACCCCTCTGGTGACAGCACGGCACGAAGGCCAGGGAATGGTGGTGCTTTTTCACATCACGCCCACTGCTGAATGGTCCAACCTGGCTCTGTCAGGCCTCTTTCCGGCCATGTTGGAGCGGCTCATCACCGCAGCCCCGACCCTTGCGCGCAGCACGGCAACTTCTGCAGGCCCACAAGTCCTGCAGAACCGCCTGCCCCCTTGGCGCATCATCACAATGGCTTCCCGCCTGGCGCTTCCCAACAGTGCCGCGCAGGCCCTGCATCTTCAGGGCCCGCTGCCTGCTGTCAGCGTGGACCATCCAGCCGGGCTGTATGGCACCCTGCCGCGCCTGCGTCCGCTCAACCTGCCGCAGAATGCCGGTCCGCTGCGCCCCGAGCCCCTGCTGGGCACACCACGCACGCCAAAAGGCCTGGCGCCTGCCACAGATCTCGCACCCTTTCTGGGGCTGGCTGCCATTGCGTTGCTGCTTCTGGATGGCCTGCTTGCCCTTCTGCGCCGGCTGCGCCCTGTCCCCCTTGAAGATGCCAATGGGAAACTTCCTTTCCATTTTCCGGATTTCAGGCGCACGGCTTCAGGCAAGCCCCCCCTTCTTCTCCTGTTTGTAAGCCTCTCTTCGGCTACTGGCGCCCTGCTGTTGCCGAGTGCACTCCCGACCATGGCGCATGCAGGCGCTACCGCCGCCCCCACAAAGCCCGTGCCGCACCCCGTTTCAGAAGCAGCTTCCCATCCTGACAGAGGCCTCCCACCCCCCGGCGCCCTCGAGACACGACTGGCCGCGATCAAAACGGGTGATCCTGAAATTGATCGCGCCAGCCTGGAAGGGCTGGAAGGCCTGACACGTTTTCTGAATCAGCGCAGCACGGCGCATCTGGGTTCTCCTGTCAGCGTGGATGCCGATCAGGCAGAGCTCGGCTTCTATCCGCTGCTTTACTGGCCCATCACCCCTGGCCTGGTCGCTGATCCGACCCGCAGCGCAGCCCTGAATGATTATATGAAACATGGCGGCTTGCTGATGATTGATGAGCTGGGCGCAGGCAGTGAGCTGAGCGGTACCAGTGCAGCCACCGCCCGGCAGAGCCTGAAGCGCGCGACAGAAGGGCTCGACATCCCCCCACTGATGAAACTGGACAGCAAACATACCCTCTCGCACACTTTCTACCTGCTGCATTCGATGCCGGGCCGCATTGACGGTCAGCCTGTTTACGTGGCGCGCACGCAGGGCGAGGCGGAAAATTCCGAGAGTGTCAGTCCCGTCATCATCGGCAATGGGGACTGGGCCCGTGCCTGGGCCGTCAATGAAGCCGGCGAACCGGCTTATGCGGTCGTCCCGGGCGGGGAAACGCAGCGCAATGCCGCTTACCGCTTCGGCACCAATGCGGTGATCTATGCCCTGACCGGCAATTACAAAAACGACCAGAAGCATTATCCGGAAATGCTCCGGCGCCTTGGTGGGAGCGCAGATAGTAGCAGCCCCTCCACGACCGGTGAGAACGAAGCCGGGGGGAATGACGCCAGCCAGAGCAGCAACGAGGCGGGAGAAGAGGAATGA
- a CDS encoding VWA domain-containing protein, whose translation MTQIGWAPLLPVWMLLVLGALGLLITLIGFFTHLRGTGLRLLALLVGLLWLADPQLRHPILQSRPQDVLLLVDRTPSMNIANRTALADQAVKSLQRQVGSLQGMSLHVVDVPGGHGQGTRLYEAMAREIPGLPDLAAVIMVTDGVDQFPLTHLPAALTNPPGGAPVPLHLLVTARGEETDRTLPLLSAPPYTLAGKDAHIRFQTEDIGAYEGAPVMVTTRQDSGAAQKLGEVRSGQPMDLTVHLTHPGQTLVELSASPLPGEASLLNNHTLVRLQGVRDRLRVLLISGVPNQSARVWRQLLKADPSVDLVHFTILRSPEMEDDTPLSDLALIPFPTHELFEQKIRSFDLIILDGFQNHNILPDSYLHNIAEFVRKGGGLLVVAGPEQTQPGALQDSPLDSVLPAHVTPDSVQTGIFHPRPSRLGQHHPVTLDLPPASSWGPWFRLLRPDRTHGETLLETDHGQPLLILDQVGRGRVAMMLSDQIWLWSRSTHNSGPQAELLRRLAHWLMKEPELEENRLKAHFKGSTLEVTRYSTTALPPSQAEITAPDGHTTSLSLTPVAGKEGILTGRIAVKDLMPDQIWTVRQGDLVTCTAANRENPIEDKDLQATATLIGPVSKSLGGATVWLGRNGPPVLRQVSGTGSLFGPGWIGVPRHQIAVAGATRSRPLFPGWLALPLLLMLWGLAWRREG comes from the coding sequence ATGACGCAGATCGGCTGGGCGCCTCTTCTCCCCGTCTGGATGCTCCTGGTTCTCGGCGCGTTGGGCCTCCTCATCACCCTGATCGGCTTTTTTACGCATCTGCGCGGCACCGGGCTGCGCCTGCTGGCCCTGCTGGTTGGCCTGCTCTGGTTGGCTGATCCGCAGTTGCGCCATCCCATTCTGCAGAGCCGCCCACAGGATGTACTGCTGCTGGTGGACCGCACGCCTTCCATGAACATTGCTAACCGCACGGCGCTGGCCGATCAGGCGGTCAAATCCCTGCAGCGCCAGGTGGGCAGCCTGCAGGGCATGAGCCTGCATGTCGTTGACGTCCCGGGCGGCCATGGCCAGGGAACGCGTCTTTACGAAGCGATGGCGCGTGAAATACCGGGGCTGCCCGACCTGGCTGCTGTCATCATGGTAACCGATGGGGTGGACCAGTTCCCGCTGACGCATCTTCCAGCCGCCCTTACAAACCCGCCAGGTGGCGCGCCCGTTCCCCTGCATCTGCTCGTTACGGCACGCGGCGAGGAAACTGACCGCACACTGCCCCTTCTCAGCGCACCGCCTTATACCCTCGCCGGCAAGGACGCTCATATCCGCTTCCAGACTGAGGATATAGGCGCTTACGAAGGTGCGCCCGTCATGGTCACCACGCGGCAGGACAGCGGAGCTGCACAGAAACTGGGGGAAGTCCGCTCAGGCCAGCCGATGGACCTGACCGTACACCTGACCCATCCAGGGCAGACCCTCGTGGAACTGAGCGCTTCCCCCTTGCCGGGAGAGGCCTCTCTTCTCAATAACCATACGCTTGTGCGGCTGCAGGGCGTGCGTGACCGCCTGCGCGTCCTGCTGATTTCAGGCGTGCCCAACCAGAGCGCACGCGTCTGGAGGCAGCTGCTGAAGGCAGATCCCTCCGTCGACCTGGTTCACTTCACCATTCTGCGCTCTCCTGAAATGGAAGATGACACCCCCCTGTCCGACCTGGCGCTTATCCCCTTCCCAACTCACGAGCTGTTCGAGCAGAAAATCCGCAGCTTCGACCTGATCATTCTCGACGGCTTTCAGAACCACAACATCCTGCCTGATTCCTACCTGCACAACATCGCCGAATTCGTGCGCAAGGGGGGCGGCCTTCTGGTGGTTGCAGGCCCGGAGCAAACGCAGCCAGGGGCTTTGCAGGATTCCCCTCTGGACAGCGTCCTGCCGGCCCATGTCACGCCCGACAGCGTTCAGACCGGCATCTTTCATCCACGACCGAGCCGCCTGGGCCAACACCATCCTGTCACTCTGGATCTGCCGCCCGCCAGCAGCTGGGGACCCTGGTTCCGTCTTCTGCGGCCTGACCGCACCCACGGAGAAACCCTGCTGGAAACCGATCACGGTCAACCCCTGCTGATACTGGACCAGGTTGGCAGGGGACGCGTGGCCATGATGCTTTCCGACCAGATATGGCTGTGGTCACGCAGCACCCACAACAGCGGCCCCCAAGCTGAACTCCTGCGCCGCCTGGCTCATTGGCTGATGAAGGAACCCGAGCTGGAGGAAAACCGGCTCAAGGCGCATTTCAAGGGCTCAACCCTGGAAGTAACCCGCTACTCAACCACCGCCCTGCCGCCCAGCCAGGCAGAGATCACGGCCCCAGACGGCCATACCACCTCCCTGTCTCTCACCCCGGTGGCCGGAAAAGAGGGCATTCTGACTGGGCGGATAGCCGTCAAAGACCTGATGCCTGACCAGATCTGGACCGTTCGCCAGGGCGATCTGGTGACCTGTACAGCAGCCAACCGGGAAAACCCGATCGAGGATAAGGACCTGCAGGCCACAGCCACCTTGATAGGGCCGGTAAGCAAGTCACTCGGGGGCGCAACAGTATGGCTCGGCCGCAACGGACCGCCTGTCTTGCGCCAGGTCAGCGGTACAGGAAGCCTGTTCGGTCCCGGCTGGATCGGCGTGCCCCGCCACCAGATTGCCGTGGCTGGCGCCACGCGCAGCAGGCCCCTTTTTCCAGGCTGGCTGGCGCTTCCCCTCCTGTTGATGCTGTGGGGCCTGGCCTGGCGCCGGGAGGGATAA